In Quercus lobata isolate SW786 chromosome 12, ValleyOak3.0 Primary Assembly, whole genome shotgun sequence, a genomic segment contains:
- the LOC115971936 gene encoding fumarate hydratase 1, mitochondrial: protein MAMYALPRRLSISGGSAIGALRYITTTVLKPLPTSFREERDTFGPILVPSDKLWGAQTQRSLQNFDIGGDRERMPEPIIRAFGILKRCAAKVNMEYGLDPMVAKAIMQAAQEVAEGKLNDHFPLVVWQTGSGTQSNMNANEVIANRAAEILGHKRGEKVVHPNDHVNRSQSSNDTFPTVMHIAAAMEINSRLIPNLKHLHTSLNSKSVEFKDIVKIGRTHTQDATPLTLGQEFSGYSTQVKYGIDRVFCTLPRMYQLAQGGTAVGTGLNTKKGFDVKIAAAVAEETNLPFVTAENKFEALAAHDAFVETSGALNTIAASLMKIANDIRLLGSGPRCGLGELILPENEPGSSIMPGKVNPTQCEALTMVCAQVMGNHVAITVGGSNGHFELNVYKPLIASGLLHSVRLLGDASASFEKNCVRGIQANRERISKLLHESLMLVTSLNPKIGYDNAAAVAKKAHKEGSTLKEAALNLGVLTSEEFDTLVVPEKMIGPSD, encoded by the exons ATGGCGATGTACGCGTTGCCGCGCCGACTCTCAATCTCGGGTGGATCAGCGATCGGTGCTCTGCGTTACATTACTACTACTGTTTTGAAACCTTTGCCCACATCCTTTCGAGAGGAGCGTGACACTTTTGGCCCAATCCTCGTTCCCTCTGACAA GTTGTGGGGGGCACAGACTCAAAGATCGTTGCAGAACTTTGACATTGGAGGCGACCGTGAAAGAATGCCTGAACCAATTATTCGTGCCTTTGGTATTCTTAAGAGATGTGCTGCCaag GTGAATATGGAGTATGGTCTTGACCCAATGGTAGCGAAAGCAATAATGCAAGCTGCCCAAGAAGTAGCAGAGGGAAAGCTAAACGATCATTTCCCACTTGTTGTATGGCAAACTGGAAGTGGAACCCAAAGCAACATGAATGCCAATGAG GTCATCGCCAATAGAGCAGCAGAGATCCTTGGCCATAAGCGTGGTGAAAAGGTTGTGCACCCTAATGACCATGTGAACAGATCACAATCTTCTAATGACACCTTCCCCACT GTGATGCATATTGCAGCTGCAATGGAAATAAATTCAAGATTGATACCAAATTTGAAACATCTGCATACCTCACTAAATTCAAAG TCTGTTGAATTCAAAGATATTGTAAAAATCGGACGCACTCACACTCAAGATGCTACACCTTTGACTCTTGGGCAAGAGTTTAGTGGCTATTCTACACAA GTAAAATATGGAATTGACCGTGTCTTTTGCACTCTACCTCGGATGTATCAG CTTGCACAGGGTGGTACTGCTGTAGGCACTGGATTGAACACAAAGAAAGG GTTTGATGTGAAGATAGCTGCAGCAGTAGCTGAGGAAACAAACTTACCCTTTGTTACTGCAGAAAACAAGTTTGAAGCTTTG GCTGCACATGATGCTTTTGTTGAAACCAGTGGAGCCCTTAACACAATTGCTGCTTCTCTGATGAAGATTGCAAATGACATACGCTTATTAGGAAG TGGTCCACGTTGTGGCCTTGGTGAACTCATTCTTCCTGAAAATGAGCCAGGCAGCAGTATTATGCCC GGAAAGGTCAATCCTACACAGTGTGAAGCTCTCACCATGGTCTGTGCTCAG GTTATGGGAAACCATGTGGCCATCACAGTAGGTGGTTCCAACGGTCACTTCGAACTTAATGTGTACAAACCATTGATTGCCAGTGGTCTTCTACAT TCTGTGAGACTGCTTGGAGATGCATCTGCCTCCTTTGAAAAGAACTGTGTGAGAGGAATTCAAGCTAATAGggaaagaatttcaaaattgcTGCATGAG TCACTGATGCTTGTCACATCTTTGAACCCT AAAATTGGTTATGACAATGCTGCTGCGGTTGCCAAAAAAGCACACAAGGAAGGAAGTACTCTGAAG GAAGCTGCATTGAACCTAGGAGTGTTAACCAGTGAAGAATTTGATACTCTTGTGGTGCCAGAAAAAATGATTGGCCCATCTGATTGA
- the LOC115972071 gene encoding protein EXORDIUM-like 2 — MVTMFLKSMLFPLIFALALAPRSQGVSQSRSQSQPSLATTFNEIKYHGGPLLTKPNSINIYLIWYGAFSRNDRSSITDFFASFNPSKGLVPHQEPTVATWWKTIQTYKDKSGNSVSSTVKLVKQIGDIYSLGKNIKRAQIANYVKHKIETKVLPFDSNGIYLVLTSRDVIVERFCMGSCGFHDNIVVYTERTRLVYAHIGNPLVQCPGLCAWPYSLPAYGPPGQQALVAPNGVGADGMVMNIATIIAGATTNPFKNGYFQGDPLAPLEAVTACPGIFGEGAYSGYPGNLMVDKISKASYNAYGANGRKFLLPAIWELTSSKCKVIH; from the coding sequence ATGGTCACCATGTTTTTGAAGTCCATGCTCTTCCCCCTCATTTTTGCTTTGGCTTTAGCTCCAAGGTCACAAGGAGTGAGCCAAAGCCGAAGCCAAAGCCAACCTTCTTTAGCCACCACGTTCAATGAAATCAAGTACCATGGAGGCCCCCTCTTGACCAAACCAAATAGCATCAACATCTACCTCATATGGTATGGTGCCTTTTCTCGAAACGACAGAAGCTCCATAACCGATTTCTTTGCTTCCTTTAATCCTTCGAAGGGTCTAGTACCCCATCAAGAACCCACTGTGGCAACATGGTGGAAAACAATCCAGACATACAAGGACAAGTCTGGGAACTCAGTTTCCAGCACTGTTAAACTTGTTAAACAAATTGGTGACATATATTCTTTAGGTAAGAATATTAAGCGTGCCCAAATAGCAAACTATGTCAAACACAAGATAGAGACCAAAGTATTACCATTTGACTCTAATGGAATATACTTGGTTTTGACTTCTAGAGATGTGATTGTAGAACGATTTTGCATGGGATCATGTGGTTTTCATGATAACATAGTGGTGTATACAGAGCGTACTAGGTTAGTTTATGCACATATAGGAAACCCTCTGGTGCAGTGCCCTGGATTATGTGCATGGCCTTATTCACTTCCAGCTTATGGTCCACCAGGCCAGCAAGCCCTTGTTGCACCGAATGGTGTTGGGGCTGATGGCATGGTTATGAACATTGCAACAATTATTGCAGGAGCTACAACTAATCCTTTCAAGAATGGGTATTTTCAAGGTGACCCCTTGGCTCCATTGGAGGCTGTCACAGCATGTCCAGGGATATTTGGTGAAGGAGCTTATTCAGGGTATCCTGGAAATTTGATGGTGGATAAAATCAGCAAGGCAAGTTATAATGCGTATGGTGCTAATGGAAGGAAATTCCTCCTTCCAGCTATATGGGAGCTGACAAGCTCAAAGTGCAAGGTCATCCACTAA